The genomic interval GTATCCATGCTTGGCCGTCGGTTCATTAAGGCATGAATATGAACCGAAATTAAGGTTGAATCAAGTTGGGAATTTCAGAAGGTGGTTTACCATTCAAAATTCCGCTGATAGCATCAGCTGCCATCATGCCGATAGCTTCGCGCGTGCTATAACTTGCACTGGCCATATGGGGCGTAAGAAGGCAGTTTGGAGCATTCTGGAGCTTGGGATGTACCTTAGGTTCCTCTTCAAAAACATCAAGTGCAGCCCCGCCGATGGTTCCATTATGTAAGGCATTCGCCAGTGCGGCTTCGTCAACAACCGGTCCCCGAGCAGTATTTAAGAGTATGGCTTTATTGGACATCAGTGCAAGAATATCAGCATCAATAAGATGGCGGGTACTTTCGGTGAGTGGGCAATGTAGCGTGATTACGTCAGAGGTTCTAGCAAGTTCTTCTACCGATTCTATATACCGGGCGTCCAGCTCGTTTTCGATATCAGTTGATACTCGATTACGATTGTGATATTGAATCTGCATTCCAAAAGCGCGTGCCCGGCGTGCAACGGCTGTGCCGATACGTCCCATGCCTATAATTCCCAGTGTTTGTCCCTGCAGTTCCATTCCGAGAAATCCCATTGGATCCCAGCTTTCGAACTGTCCATCCAGTAGGTATTCCTGGGCCTCAACGAGTCGGCGTGAAACGGCGAGTAAAATAGCCATCGTAAATTCAGCGCAGGAATCGGTAAGAACGTCTGGCGTGTTGGCTACTGCGACATTGTGCTTAT from Fodinibius salinus carries:
- a CDS encoding 2-hydroxyacid dehydrogenase, with translation MNKRVLITEPVIPSVIQRLENDFTVEVGERGRFNNEQALVEAIPKYHGLLPMLSNPITNKVIAAGKNLEIIANYAVGYNNIDIEAADKHNVAVANTPDVLTDSCAEFTMAILLAVSRRLVEAQEYLLDGQFESWDPMGFLGMELQGQTLGIIGMGRIGTAVARRARAFGMQIQYHNRNRVSTDIENELDARYIESVEELARTSDVITLHCPLTESTRHLIDADILALMSNKAILLNTARGPVVDEAALANALHNGTIGGAALDVFEEEPKVHPKLQNAPNCLLTPHMASASYSTREAIGMMAADAISGILNGKPPSEIPNLIQP